DNA sequence from the Lysinibacillus sp. OF-1 genome:
GGGGGTTAACTTATGATGTTAGTAGCAAAAGAACAATTCGACGCAACAAGGGCGCAATTACTTCAAACGATTCAAAACTTAGACAATACAAGCTTTAATGACAAACCAGATGCACAAAGCTGGAGTGTAGCACAAATCTGTCATCATCTTGTGTTAGTAGAGGAAGCAGCCAAAAAAGCCATTACATGGGGATTACAAGCCCAAGAACAATCATCACCTGCAAGAAAAAATGTTCAGCTTGTTGTTTTGGATAGAACAAAAAAATTTCAAGCACCAACTATTGTGGAGCCAATAGATCAGCCTTTTACCGTTCAGGAGATGCTAGATTTACTAGCCACATCAAGAATG
Encoded proteins:
- a CDS encoding DinB family protein → MMLVAKEQFDATRAQLLQTIQNLDNTSFNDKPDAQSWSVAQICHHLVLVEEAAKKAITWGLQAQEQSSPARKNVQLVVLDRTKKFQAPTIVEPIDQPFTVQEMLDLLATSRMNFLAFLQTIEEPEILTKYAVKHPALGTLPLDQWIEMVYLHEQRHIEQIQEIMK